In the genome of Bradyrhizobium sp. CIAT3101, one region contains:
- a CDS encoding LacI family DNA-binding transcriptional regulator, with protein MVLLSAFLQSGPFHARMTENDFRSMLGAQRSQEKWAAQTPRLAKCQRLNRIRRLGRTRSLRMAPVQWFKVNRTLPLTDCPDPMDKKPTMEPKGRQQPRVKIEDVARKANVSPATVSRVLNHPEIVRPELRDKVMRHISDLSYTRDSAARALKSGRMRTVGVIVPTLALGIFAEGVEALQNRLSESGYTLFIANSQYDQRRELQELQSLLERGIDGIVLVGGSHGRELRTLIEQARVPVITTYVSKAAGGIPAIGIDNESATREMTEYLLRLGHVRFGAIANVVAASNDRSRARLEGIQRALSDAGLPLKPTQIIKADYSLVQGRSAFRQLLTDHPDTTAVICTTDTLAIGAMAEARKMGQAVPTALSITGFDDVELAAQMDPPLTTVSVPAAEIGRGAADYLINAIAGSPVPRSVLLPYRLVMRSSTAPPRPGERPARRRRSRDH; from the coding sequence ATGGTCCTGCTTTCGGCTTTTCTTCAGTCAGGTCCATTTCACGCGCGGATGACTGAAAACGATTTCAGGAGTATGCTCGGCGCTCAGCGGAGTCAAGAGAAATGGGCCGCGCAAACTCCCCGCCTGGCAAAATGTCAGCGTTTGAACAGGATAAGGCGGCTCGGGCGCACACGGAGCTTGAGAATGGCGCCTGTCCAATGGTTTAAGGTCAATCGGACACTTCCTCTGACTGACTGCCCAGACCCGATGGATAAAAAGCCAACAATGGAGCCGAAAGGACGCCAGCAACCGCGCGTGAAGATCGAAGATGTCGCGCGAAAGGCAAATGTATCCCCTGCCACCGTATCGCGCGTCCTCAATCATCCCGAAATCGTGCGGCCGGAGCTCCGAGACAAGGTGATGCGGCACATCTCGGACCTGTCCTACACGCGAGACAGCGCAGCCAGGGCCTTGAAGTCGGGACGGATGCGCACCGTTGGCGTGATCGTTCCGACGCTGGCGCTCGGCATCTTTGCCGAAGGGGTTGAGGCGCTACAGAACCGCCTGAGCGAAAGCGGCTATACGCTCTTCATTGCGAATTCCCAATATGACCAGCGCCGCGAACTTCAGGAGCTGCAGAGTCTGCTCGAGCGCGGCATCGATGGAATTGTGCTGGTCGGTGGCTCCCATGGACGTGAACTGAGGACATTGATCGAACAGGCCCGCGTCCCCGTCATCACGACCTATGTTTCCAAGGCAGCCGGCGGCATCCCCGCGATCGGGATCGATAACGAAAGCGCCACGCGCGAGATGACCGAGTATCTGTTAAGGCTTGGACACGTTCGGTTCGGCGCGATCGCCAACGTTGTTGCCGCGTCCAACGACCGATCGCGGGCCCGGCTCGAGGGAATTCAGCGGGCACTTTCCGATGCAGGGCTCCCCCTTAAGCCGACCCAGATCATCAAGGCGGATTATTCGCTTGTCCAGGGTCGCAGCGCCTTTCGTCAACTCCTCACCGATCACCCTGATACGACCGCTGTGATCTGCACCACCGACACGCTCGCAATCGGTGCAATGGCAGAGGCTCGCAAAATGGGGCAAGCGGTACCAACCGCGCTTTCCATCACAGGATTTGATGATGTGGAGCTGGCGGCGCAGATGGACCCGCCCCTCACAACTGTCAGTGTTCCCGCAGCTGAAATCGGCCGAGGAGCCGCCGATTATCTGATCAATGCCATCGCCGGAAGCCCAGTTCCCAGAAGTGTCTTGTTGCCGTATCGGCTGGTCATGCGGTCATCGACCGCGCCGCCGCGGCCTGGCGAGCGCCCCGCCCGTCGCAGACGCAGTCGGGATCATTGA
- a CDS encoding CehA/McbA family metallohydrolase, giving the protein MKTPSSPHFTPVDLRRYFNARRSNLDEGFGNRPGDTGWIDSLRGLQTHRGMPFLFGDETGPDVLALRPGEPPIVIALQPRLASYVLFVQVAADQPSASPQGFGEIGPATLPVEGNSLGDRVSTYALRYADSSEVEVPVLRRFAIQQNHISWSASAFAALPLRAPLVHASIDEDFTLGRAPDTSFFQGQVRTQSGRMDRQGENLWLYALPNPHPEKELAAVSLRAQQEVSLIFAVTTTRLTQHPLRLQGRRKLKMQLPAGVQLNKLGELDVDDRGEQIGMDLGTVVSARAVLQYSRADWLGAKQDVQPVRSETEVIIEYSAHPDAMLYLRSDDGHLHVCDLRSLEAAGNVGSTSLEVVPIEPATRSVKIRIVEKGSGSRVAARLHIHGAHGEYLPPKGHHRKVNTGRFEDFAGEFANELNQYAYVDGSCEADLPIGPVFVEISRGLEVRPLRCSAEVTPTTENLTFELDRVLRWREQGWVSSDTHVHFLSPQTALLEGKAEGVNVVNLLAAQWGELFTNVGDFDGRTTFGAKDFGGDGEFLVRVGTENRMQVLGHISLLGYEGDIINPLSCGGPNEAAIGDVLEATMADWAERCRRQGGLVVMPHAPNPQAERAADIVLGLVDAIEMMSFNPRTAQISAFGLADWYRYLNIGYHLPLVAGSDKMDAAALLGGSRTYVQLGQRDFTYRNWMDAVRSGDTFITVGPLVEMTVEGRRPGSTISLPHSGGTVSIDWRIESVSIPPTRLELIRNGAVADEVRCGELSCNGRLSLRITESCWIAARVRGSVAGREADIAAHTSAVYVNVGEKPIFATADAVSVLAQIEGSIAYMDTLAPKSDAARHSRLRAALELAHHRLHHKLHELGASHHHAPVHSVHVEREH; this is encoded by the coding sequence ATGAAAACGCCCTCATCGCCGCACTTCACGCCCGTCGACTTGAGGCGATACTTCAACGCGAGGCGCAGCAATCTCGATGAAGGGTTCGGCAACCGCCCAGGCGACACCGGCTGGATCGATTCGTTGCGGGGTCTGCAGACACATCGTGGCATGCCGTTTCTGTTCGGCGACGAAACCGGCCCGGATGTGCTGGCCTTGCGTCCAGGGGAGCCTCCGATCGTCATCGCACTGCAGCCCAGATTGGCCAGCTACGTGCTGTTTGTGCAAGTGGCCGCGGACCAGCCATCGGCGAGCCCCCAAGGGTTTGGGGAGATCGGCCCAGCTACGCTGCCTGTGGAAGGCAATTCTCTCGGCGATCGGGTGTCGACATACGCGCTCCGATATGCCGACAGCAGCGAGGTGGAGGTGCCGGTGCTGCGTCGGTTCGCAATCCAGCAGAACCACATATCCTGGAGCGCGAGTGCGTTCGCAGCGCTGCCATTACGAGCGCCGCTGGTGCACGCAAGCATCGACGAAGACTTCACGCTTGGCAGAGCGCCCGACACGAGCTTCTTCCAGGGCCAGGTCCGCACCCAATCGGGGCGCATGGACCGACAAGGCGAGAATTTGTGGCTTTATGCGCTCCCAAATCCGCATCCGGAGAAGGAGCTTGCGGCGGTAAGCCTACGCGCGCAGCAAGAGGTTTCGCTGATCTTTGCGGTGACGACGACAAGGCTCACCCAGCATCCGCTGCGCCTCCAGGGCCGTCGCAAATTGAAGATGCAGCTGCCGGCTGGGGTCCAGCTGAACAAGCTTGGCGAGCTCGACGTCGACGATCGGGGCGAGCAGATCGGTATGGACCTCGGCACGGTCGTCTCCGCCCGTGCAGTACTTCAGTACTCGAGAGCGGATTGGCTCGGTGCCAAACAGGATGTACAGCCCGTGCGCTCCGAGACCGAGGTCATCATTGAGTACTCTGCGCACCCGGACGCAATGCTCTACCTACGCTCCGACGATGGCCACTTGCACGTTTGCGACCTTCGATCGCTGGAAGCTGCCGGGAACGTGGGAAGCACCTCGCTTGAAGTGGTGCCCATTGAGCCGGCGACAAGGTCCGTGAAAATTCGCATTGTGGAGAAGGGCAGCGGCTCGCGTGTCGCCGCGCGCCTGCATATCCACGGTGCTCACGGGGAGTATCTTCCACCCAAAGGCCACCACCGCAAGGTCAACACCGGCAGATTCGAGGATTTCGCCGGCGAGTTTGCGAACGAGCTCAACCAGTACGCCTATGTGGATGGCAGCTGCGAGGCCGACCTCCCGATCGGGCCTGTGTTCGTGGAGATCAGCAGAGGCCTCGAGGTGCGTCCGCTACGCTGCAGCGCCGAAGTCACGCCGACCACGGAGAATCTCACCTTCGAGCTGGACAGAGTGCTGCGCTGGCGCGAACAGGGCTGGGTCAGCTCCGATACGCACGTCCATTTCCTGAGCCCGCAGACAGCCCTGTTGGAGGGTAAGGCCGAGGGCGTCAACGTCGTCAACTTGCTCGCGGCACAGTGGGGCGAGCTATTCACCAATGTCGGCGATTTCGACGGACGCACGACGTTCGGCGCAAAGGATTTTGGCGGGGACGGAGAATTCCTCGTTCGGGTCGGCACAGAGAACCGGATGCAAGTTTTGGGTCACATATCGCTGCTCGGCTATGAGGGCGACATCATCAATCCGCTGTCTTGCGGCGGACCGAACGAAGCTGCGATCGGCGACGTTCTGGAAGCGACCATGGCCGATTGGGCGGAGCGCTGCCGTCGTCAAGGGGGGCTGGTCGTGATGCCGCACGCGCCGAACCCGCAGGCGGAGCGGGCGGCCGACATTGTGCTCGGCCTCGTCGATGCCATCGAAATGATGTCGTTCAACCCGCGAACGGCGCAGATCAGCGCATTCGGTCTGGCCGACTGGTACCGCTATCTCAACATCGGTTACCATCTGCCACTGGTAGCTGGCTCCGACAAGATGGACGCGGCCGCGCTGCTCGGAGGCTCGCGTACCTATGTGCAGCTGGGCCAGCGCGACTTCACGTACCGCAACTGGATGGATGCTGTACGCAGCGGGGACACGTTCATCACTGTCGGGCCCCTGGTGGAGATGACGGTGGAAGGACGGCGGCCAGGGAGCACGATCTCGCTTCCCCATTCGGGCGGCACCGTCAGCATCGACTGGCGGATCGAATCGGTTAGCATCCCGCCAACACGGCTGGAGTTGATCCGCAATGGAGCTGTTGCCGATGAAGTTCGATGTGGCGAGCTGTCGTGCAACGGCCGGCTCTCGCTGCGCATCACCGAGTCCTGTTGGATCGCCGCCCGCGTTCGGGGCAGTGTTGCCGGACGCGAGGCCGACATCGCCGCCCACACCAGTGCAGTCTATGTCAACGTAGGCGAGAAACCCATCTTTGCCACTGCAGATGCAGTGTCGGTCCTTGCACAAATCGAGGGATCGATTGCCTATATGGATACGCTTGCTCCCAAATCCGACGCAGCGCGGCATTCGCGGCTGCGAGCTGCCCTGGAACTTGCACATCATCGCCTGCATCACAAGCTGCACGAACTCGGCGCTAGCCACCATCATGCGCCCGTTCACTCCGTCCACGTTGAACGCGAGCACTGA
- the nodU gene encoding nodulation protein NodU, with protein sequence MRICGIKLTHDGAVALIEDGRLVFCVEQEKRANNSRYQKIDNLDAVVVALAEHGLDARDVDRFVIDGWWGEVESQFQVLSGAAPITLKGAPYVEGHPEGLLTARDGFGLMLNDTDFRYSSYPHVTGHLAAAYCTSPFAKAGEPAFCLVWDGASFPRLYYVERRAARFLECLFPMIGHAYAAAGYHFGPYKQANRINWDLGVAGKLMAYIALGSIDENIIKVFQELYQERSATFMEPVGRCSEDAALEPVHEFFDAGVLRLKTKAPEDVLASFHCFQERQLVSSIASALQRHSHLPVRNLCITGGCGLNIKWNSALRAAGLFDDVWVPPFPNDSGSAIGAACSALAADEGFVPLEWSVYSGPAVQPGDVPPGWGASPCSMRELATILASNKPVIFLAGRAELGPRALGSRSILAAATSARMKDHLNDIKLREHFRPVAPICLEDRAPDIFSPGTPDPYMLFDHQTRAEWRDKIPAVVHLDGSARLQTICRGSQHKVAELLVEYESLTGIPLLCNTSANHNGRGFFPNVAAACHWDRVEQVWCDGTLWTKTP encoded by the coding sequence ATGCGCATCTGCGGTATCAAACTGACCCACGACGGAGCAGTCGCTCTTATAGAAGATGGACGACTTGTCTTTTGTGTCGAGCAAGAGAAGCGGGCCAATAATTCGAGATATCAAAAAATTGACAATCTCGATGCAGTCGTTGTCGCCTTGGCGGAACACGGTCTGGATGCGCGGGACGTTGATCGGTTCGTCATCGACGGGTGGTGGGGCGAGGTTGAGTCGCAGTTCCAAGTTCTCAGTGGGGCTGCACCGATCACCCTAAAAGGGGCCCCGTATGTTGAGGGCCATCCTGAAGGCCTCCTCACGGCGCGAGACGGCTTTGGGCTGATGCTCAACGACACGGACTTCCGTTATAGTAGCTATCCGCATGTTACAGGTCATCTGGCTGCCGCATACTGTACTAGCCCTTTCGCCAAGGCGGGAGAACCGGCGTTCTGCCTGGTGTGGGACGGTGCCTCATTTCCACGTCTCTACTATGTGGAACGTCGCGCAGCGAGGTTCCTCGAATGCCTCTTCCCGATGATCGGGCATGCTTATGCTGCCGCTGGCTATCACTTCGGACCCTATAAGCAGGCGAACCGAATCAACTGGGACCTCGGTGTTGCCGGCAAGTTGATGGCCTACATCGCGCTCGGGTCAATTGATGAAAACATCATCAAGGTGTTCCAGGAGCTCTACCAGGAGCGCTCCGCCACTTTCATGGAGCCTGTCGGTCGTTGCAGCGAGGACGCCGCACTTGAGCCTGTCCATGAGTTCTTCGATGCCGGCGTGCTCCGGTTGAAGACCAAAGCCCCCGAAGATGTGCTTGCATCCTTTCATTGTTTCCAAGAGCGTCAGCTCGTGAGCAGCATCGCGAGTGCTTTACAGAGGCATTCGCATTTGCCGGTGCGCAATTTGTGTATCACCGGTGGCTGCGGTCTCAACATCAAATGGAATAGTGCGCTACGTGCTGCCGGCCTGTTCGATGATGTCTGGGTGCCCCCTTTTCCGAATGACAGTGGCTCGGCAATAGGTGCCGCCTGCTCCGCATTGGCGGCGGACGAAGGCTTTGTACCGTTGGAATGGTCCGTCTATAGTGGTCCAGCTGTGCAACCAGGCGACGTGCCGCCCGGATGGGGGGCCTCGCCATGTAGCATGCGTGAACTCGCGACCATTCTCGCCAGCAATAAGCCCGTGATTTTTCTTGCCGGCCGCGCGGAGCTCGGACCTCGGGCGCTAGGTAGCAGAAGCATTCTTGCAGCCGCGACATCGGCGCGAATGAAGGACCATCTCAACGACATCAAACTTCGCGAGCACTTCCGGCCTGTGGCGCCGATATGCCTGGAGGATCGTGCGCCGGATATTTTCAGTCCTGGAACGCCAGATCCTTACATGCTCTTCGACCACCAGACCCGGGCAGAATGGCGGGACAAGATCCCCGCTGTTGTACATCTGGACGGATCTGCGCGACTGCAAACCATTTGCAGGGGCTCTCAGCACAAAGTCGCCGAGCTTCTCGTCGAATACGAAAGCCTGACGGGTATTCCGCTGCTTTGCAACACGAGTGCCAATCACAATGGACGCGGGTTCTTCCCGAATGTGGCAGCCGCCTGCCACTGGGACCGCGTTGAGCAGGTGTGGTGCGACGGCACGCTGTGGACGAAAACGCCGTAG
- a CDS encoding MFS transporter yields the protein MNIIAQPSAVPIQLENQVANKRMTAGLGGGVALEWYDWNVYGVMAAFLSPHFFPSDDPTTSLLAGLAVYGAGFCARPLGAALLGPIADRISHKRVMMISVTAMAVCSLLISVLPTYRDIGVTAAVALLIMRLIQGLATGAEAGVANAIAIELAPAGKEGRFLGLIGGTFIQLGNLGSSLVAFLVSASVAPEAMREWAWRLPFAVGGVLGLLIIYLRTTVPETLIHRAMHRQDESSRIEETTGDVWKTLWSVRLSLLAVILVIGAVQIANYAWNAGLPNMANTVFKENSTSVYGIMTLMVLIWMLAAPLVGAFADRVRPSRAFTLLRLLLIPCFFLTLLYSEKGIFTFFLITVFGGAIVGFNMALYNFIATTLMPRAVRTTGVALGYALGVSLFGGTSPYLMVWLQREQMAWMFPVYGSLIALLSVVIYHIAKRRGRLYIGD from the coding sequence ATGAACATTATTGCTCAACCCAGTGCGGTGCCCATTCAACTTGAAAATCAGGTTGCAAACAAACGCATGACGGCCGGTCTTGGAGGAGGCGTAGCCCTCGAGTGGTACGACTGGAATGTCTACGGCGTCATGGCGGCATTTCTCTCGCCGCACTTCTTCCCTTCCGATGATCCTACGACCTCGCTGCTTGCGGGACTGGCAGTATATGGGGCGGGCTTCTGCGCGCGGCCGCTTGGTGCCGCCTTGCTCGGTCCGATCGCAGATCGCATTAGCCACAAGCGAGTAATGATGATTTCGGTGACGGCGATGGCCGTTTGCTCCTTGCTGATTTCTGTGTTGCCGACTTACAGGGACATCGGCGTTACGGCGGCTGTGGCGCTGCTAATCATGCGACTAATTCAGGGGCTTGCCACCGGCGCCGAGGCAGGCGTCGCCAACGCTATCGCGATTGAACTGGCGCCAGCCGGAAAGGAGGGGCGCTTTCTCGGCCTAATCGGTGGCACATTCATCCAGTTAGGGAACCTTGGATCCAGCCTCGTCGCCTTCCTGGTGAGTGCTTCGGTCGCACCCGAAGCGATGCGCGAGTGGGCATGGCGCCTACCCTTTGCGGTCGGCGGCGTCTTGGGGCTGTTGATCATCTATCTGCGCACGACGGTCCCGGAAACCTTAATTCATCGCGCTATGCATCGACAAGATGAGTCTTCGCGCATTGAGGAAACCACGGGCGATGTGTGGAAGACGCTCTGGAGCGTGCGGCTTTCGCTGCTTGCTGTCATCCTGGTGATCGGGGCGGTGCAGATCGCCAACTATGCGTGGAACGCCGGTCTGCCCAACATGGCGAATACGGTGTTCAAAGAGAACAGCACTTCTGTGTACGGGATCATGACCCTGATGGTCTTGATCTGGATGCTAGCCGCCCCCCTGGTCGGCGCCTTCGCCGACAGAGTGCGTCCTTCGCGCGCGTTCACGCTGCTGCGGCTGCTGCTCATTCCGTGCTTTTTCCTGACGCTGCTCTATTCGGAGAAGGGCATCTTTACGTTCTTCCTCATCACTGTCTTCGGCGGCGCAATCGTGGGCTTTAACATGGCCCTCTATAACTTCATTGCCACCACCCTGATGCCACGTGCCGTGCGTACCACGGGAGTAGCGCTCGGTTACGCACTTGGTGTCTCCCTGTTTGGCGGGACCTCGCCGTATCTGATGGTGTGGTTGCAACGCGAGCAAATGGCCTGGATGTTTCCCGTCTACGGATCTTTGATCGCTCTCTTGAGCGTCGTGATCTACCACATCGCAAAAAGACGCGGCCGCCTCTACATCGGTGACTGA
- a CDS encoding enoyl-CoA hydratase-related protein has protein sequence MTDKSDLILSTSATPHVLLVTLNRASKRNALSKDLIAELGAALRHAAVDEDVRCVVLCGSDAFLSAGADIGEMREGGFEAIDNSARRSAWRDNRNVPKPLIAAVEGIASAAATNALLADIVVAGEGAAFAQPEISIGILPGDGATQRLTRVAGKSLAMLMILSDQSISAREVMQAGLVAEVVESDRHRPERSKPRSWW, from the coding sequence ATGACCGACAAGTCCGATCTCATCCTCTCGACATCTGCCACGCCCCATGTGCTCCTTGTGACGTTGAACAGGGCGTCGAAACGAAACGCGTTGAGCAAGGACCTGATCGCGGAGCTTGGCGCGGCCTTACGCCATGCCGCAGTCGATGAGGATGTCCGCTGCGTCGTCCTTTGCGGGAGCGATGCGTTCTTGTCTGCCGGAGCCGACATCGGGGAGATGCGAGAGGGGGGTTTTGAGGCAATCGACAATTCCGCGCGACGTTCTGCTTGGCGGGACAATCGCAATGTCCCCAAGCCTCTCATTGCAGCGGTTGAGGGGATTGCTTCGGCGGCGGCCACGAATGCCCTGCTCGCCGATATCGTTGTTGCAGGCGAAGGGGCGGCGTTTGCACAGCCAGAGATCAGTATCGGAATATTGCCGGGCGACGGCGCCACGCAGCGTCTGACGCGCGTGGCTGGCAAATCTCTCGCCATGCTGATGATCCTGAGTGACCAGTCCATTTCAGCCAGGGAAGTGATGCAGGCGGGCCTCGTCGCTGAAGTCGTCGAAAGCGACCGGCACAGGCCCGAGCGCTCGAAACCTCGCAGCTGGTGGTGA
- a CDS encoding CoA transferase, translating to MVDLLKGVRVLSFNHFLMGPVAAQFLGDLGADVIAVEPPDGAFQRKWGGADKWVDGQSMLLLTGNRNKRSLALDLKKPEAIEIARKLIATSDVMTENFRPGVLDKLGLGYEDAKKINPRLIYAAASGYGPDGPYVNRPGQDLLVQALSGLATITGSREQGPRAVGVSAVDHHGAALFAAGILAALVRKARTGQGCRVDVSLLSAALDLQMESFTCDLNGGRPGDVRQPGPISGWYYGAPYGIYPTRDGHIAISLGSLSALSEVLDLPADQRIPDKDAYRRHDEASAAIAANVALRRTAECTCLFPGGRNLACRSQ from the coding sequence ATGGTTGATCTCTTGAAGGGCGTTCGCGTTCTTAGCTTCAATCATTTCCTGATGGGCCCGGTGGCTGCGCAGTTTCTGGGCGATCTCGGTGCGGACGTCATTGCCGTCGAGCCGCCAGATGGCGCCTTTCAGAGGAAATGGGGTGGGGCCGACAAGTGGGTCGATGGGCAATCCATGCTGCTTCTTACGGGCAACCGCAACAAGCGTAGTCTCGCGCTTGATCTGAAGAAACCTGAAGCGATTGAGATCGCCAGGAAATTGATTGCGACCTCGGACGTCATGACGGAAAATTTCCGCCCCGGCGTGCTCGACAAGCTCGGGCTCGGTTACGAGGACGCGAAGAAGATCAATCCGCGACTTATCTACGCCGCGGCCTCCGGCTATGGTCCTGATGGTCCCTACGTCAATCGTCCCGGTCAGGATCTTTTGGTGCAGGCATTATCGGGGCTTGCCACAATTACTGGGAGCCGCGAGCAGGGTCCAAGGGCGGTCGGCGTTTCGGCAGTCGATCATCATGGTGCCGCGCTGTTTGCGGCCGGTATTCTGGCCGCCCTGGTGAGAAAAGCGCGAACGGGGCAGGGGTGTCGGGTTGACGTCAGCCTTTTGTCGGCCGCGCTCGACCTCCAAATGGAATCTTTTACCTGCGACCTCAATGGTGGGCGGCCTGGCGATGTCCGTCAGCCGGGCCCGATCTCCGGTTGGTACTATGGCGCGCCTTACGGGATCTACCCGACGCGCGACGGTCATATCGCAATCTCTCTTGGATCCCTCAGCGCATTGTCGGAAGTGCTCGATCTTCCTGCCGATCAGCGCATTCCAGACAAAGACGCTTACCGCCGGCACGACGAGGCTTCGGCTGCGATCGCAGCCAATGTCGCCCTGCGTAGGACTGCCGAATGCACCTGCTTGTTCCCAGGCGGGCGGAATTTGGCATGCCGTAGTCAATGA